The following proteins are encoded in a genomic region of Gossypium hirsutum isolate 1008001.06 chromosome D05, Gossypium_hirsutum_v2.1, whole genome shotgun sequence:
- the LOC107906996 gene encoding uncharacterized protein, whose amino-acid sequence MVQFDSNSNSATTIHHSKPADTFQLMLSESIHRFFTEYRSGSTDFSHFTSIFSRLLQNLPDPPLEFVWFYSAVTFHSSNKFNSPNPVSSSKDLFQLLASCSTSCNAGKRISVLAPVIYDLYPLVFDRKELKREVESLLDGIVSYISICCGMEDDGNDDLSSRFGDLLRVWMVDRVGMEGEKRDDLKVFFPLVSEESRKVIRGGCKVRYLAGVVMCQAFLLRLCLKFGYGIPKLELENDLHDCAVQMITGFRSFHFLDIFLRMLLEPVLPVTSPLGHGNEVILRETLYDAVIKMDHAFLGPEGGILLPGRQVKDLALTWSFVADNAIRSVRENGNQTKAISYINAFSESWLLSQLIKWVTSQNGMVDKATSLNVSTPVALIKWLLIVEDQGVRIFECDISKVNAKAVLCKSRVEYEIPVDKISSKYSAENLACMVHERKEDKTADNDLEMIDSIDMVPLSAPCSMKSTAAADGVRKRKEGSNIEEEIPVKFIKYHLCENLVTDKLFSLANDDGLSCGNDVNSPILDEYMREMEQ is encoded by the exons ATGGTGCAATTCGATTCGAATTCAAATTCCGCCACCACCATCCACCACTCTAAACCAGCGGACACCTTTCAGCTCATGCTATCAGAATCTATCCACCGGTTTTTCACCGAATACCGCAGCGGTTCAACCGATTTCTCCCATTTTACCTCCATTTTCTCTCGCTTGCTACAGAATCTACCCGATCCGCCACTCGAATTCGTTTGGTTTTACTCCGCAGTAACGTTCCACTCCTCCAATAAATTTAACTCCCCAAATCCAGTCTCCAGTTCCAAAGACCTTTTCCAGCTCCTGGCTTCCTGCTCCACTTCCTGCAACGCCGGTAAAAGAATATCCGTACTCGCTCCTGTAATTTACGACCTGTACCCTTTAGTTTTCGACCGAAAAGAGTTAAAAAGGGAAGTTGAGAGTTTGTTAGATGGGATTGTGAGTTACATTAGCATATGTTGCGGTATGGAAGACGACGGAAACGACGACTTGAGTTCGCGTTTTGGTGATTTATTGCGCGTTTGGATGGTAGATAGAGTCGGGATGGAAGGTGAAAAAAGAGATGACTTGAAGGTGTTTTTCCCACTTGTTAGTGAAGAATCTCGAAAAGTGATCAGAGGAGGATGCAAGGTTCGGTATTTGGCTGGTGTTGTCATGTGTCAGGCTTTTCTGCTGAGATTGTGCTTGAAATTTGGATATGGGATTCCGAAATTGGAGTTGGAAAACGATTTGCATGATTGCGCCGTTCAAATGATAACTGGGTTTCGGAGTTTTCACTTTCTGG ATATCTTTCTCAGGATGCTATTGGAACCGGTTTTACCTGTCACTTCTCCACTG GGCCATGGAAATGAAGTTATTTTAAGAGAGACTTTGTATGATGCGGTTATAAAGATGGACCATGCATTCCTTGGTCCAGAGGGAGGAATTCTGCTACCAGGCAGACAAGTAAAAGATCTCGCATTGACATGGTCCTTTGTTGCTGACAATGCCATACGGTCAGTGag GGAGAATGGTAACCAGACCAAAGCTATCTCTTACATAAATGCTTTCTCCGAATCTTGGCTACTCTCTCAGTTGATCAAGTGGGTTACCAGTCAGAATGGGATGGTGGACAAAGCAACGAGCCTGAATGTTTCTACTCCTGTAGCTCTTATCA AGTGGCTACTCATCGTTGAGGATCAAGGGGTGAGAATATTTGAATGTGACATCTCCAAGGTTAATGCCAAGGCTGTACTTTGCAAGTCAAGAGTTGAATATGAGATCCCAGTTGATAAGATAAGTAGCAAATATTCAGCTGAGAATCTTGCTTGCATGGTTCATGAGAGGAAAGAAGACAAAACAGCTGATAATGATCTAGAGATGATTGATTCAATCGATATGGTTCCCTTGTCTGCTCCTTGCTCGATGAAATCAACAGCAGCAGCTGATGGTGTAAGAAAACGCAAAGAAGGGAGCAACATCGAAGAGGAAATACCTGTTAAGTTTATCAAGTATCACTTATGTGAAAACTTGGTAACGGATAAGCTTTTTTCTTTGGCTAATGATGATGGTTTGAGTTGTGGGAATGACGTTAACAGTCCGATTTTGGATGAATATATGAGAGAGATGgaacaataa
- the LOC107906995 gene encoding serine/threonine protein phosphatase 2A 55 kDa regulatory subunit B beta isoform, protein MSNGGAKAAVASVGAPQPLDWKFSQVFGERTAGEEVQEVDIISAIEFDGTGDHLATGDRGGRVVLFERTDTRDYAGHWRDLEKMDYPMNRHPEFRYKTEFQSHEPEFDYLKSLEIEEKINKIRWCQSANGALFLLSTNDKTIKFWKVQEKKVKKVCDMNVDSSKAMGNGPIVDSSISTSSKQFIENGGCIRNDFSFPTGGFPSLHLPVVTSLETNLMARCRRIYARAHDYHINSISNNSDGETFISADDLRINLWNLEISNQSFNIVDVKPANMEDLTEVITSAEFHPKHCNMLAYSSSKGSIRLIDMRQSALCDTHSKLFEEQDDPGTRSFFTEIIASISDIKFAKDGRHILSRDYMTLKLWDINMDSGPVATFQVHEHLRPKLCDLYENDSIFDKFECCLSGDGLRVATGSYSNLFRVFGCSEGSTEATTLEASKNPTRRQGQTSSRPCRSLGSLSGVVRRVKGADNLGVDANGNTSDFTTKLLHLAWHPTENSIACAASNSLYMYYA, encoded by the exons ATGAGCAACGGCGGTGCCAAAGCAGCTGTGGCTTCGGTGGGAGCACCACAACCGCTGGACTGGAAGTTCTCGCAGGTGTTTGGAGAACGGACGGCCGGAGAGGAAGTACAGGAAG ttGATATCATATCTGCTATTGAATTTGATGGAACTGGTGATCACCTTGCCACTGGAGATCGCGGGGGTCGGGTGGTTTTGTTTGAAAGGACTGACACTCGAGAT TATGCTGGACATTGGAGAGATCTGGAGAAGATGGATTATCCAATGAATAGGCACCCTGAGTTTCGATATAAAACTGAGTTTCAGAGCCATGAACCTGAG TTTGACTATCTCAAGAGCTTGGAAATTGAGGAGAAGATTAACAAAATTAGGTGGTGCCAGTCAGCCAATGGTGCTCTATTTCTTTTGTCTACAAATGACAAAACAATAAAGTTCTGGAAG GTACAAGAGAAGAAGGTCAAAAAAGTATGTGACATGAATGTGGACTCCAGCAAAGCCATGGGAAATGGTCCTATTGTTGATTCAAGCATATCAACAAGCTCCAAACAATTCATTGAGAATGGAGGATGCATAAGAAATGACTTTTCATTCCCAACTGGGGGTTTCCCATCTTTGCATTTGCCAGTG GTAACCAGTCTTGAGACGAATCTTATGGCTAGATGTCGAAGGATATATGCTCGTGCCCATGACTATCATATTAATTCCATTTCGAATAACAG TGATGGTGAAACTTTTATTTCGGCTGATGATCTGCGAATTAATCTCTGGAACCTGGAAATTAGCAACCAAAGTTTTAACATTGTTGATGTGAAACCTGCAAACATGGAGGATTTGACTG AGGTGATAACTTCAGCAGAATTTCATCCTAAGCACTGTAATATGTTAGCTTATAGTAGTTCAAAGGGTTCAATACGTCTTATTGATATGCGACAGTCTGCACTATGTGATACTCACAGCAAATT GTTTGAGGAACAAGATGATCCCGGCACCAGGTCTTTTTTCACAGAGATCATAGCATCAATCTCGGACATTAAGTTTGCTAAGGATGGGAGACATATTCTAAGTCGTGACTACATGACCCTTAAG TTGTGGGACATAAATATGGATTCTGGTCCAGTTGCTACTTTCCAGGTTCATGAACATCTTAGACCTAAG CTTTGTGATCTCTATGAAAATGATTCCATCTTTGACAAATTTGAGTGTTGTCTTAGTGGAGATGGACTTCGAGTAGCTACTGGTTCATATAG CAATCTGTTCCGGGTATTTGGTTGTTCTGAAGGTAGTACAGAAGCAACAACACTGGAAGCCAGCAAAAACCCCACGAG GAGACAAGGACAGACTTCATCAAGGCCTTGCAGATCCCTTGGTAGTCTCTCTGGTGTTGTCAGACGAG TGAAAGGAGCAGATAACTTGGGAGTCGATGCTAACGGAAACACTTCTGATTTCACAACAAAGTTGCTACACCTAGCATGGCATCCGACTGAAAACTCTATTGCTTGTGCTGCATCAAACAGTCTTTACATGTATTATGCATGA